One Planctomycetia bacterium genomic region harbors:
- a CDS encoding 5'-nucleotidase — protein MPVDLSKSLVIGISSRALFDLEESNKVFETDGEAAYAKYQEERKDEPLKPGIGFRLVQAILGLNSRIREKGVRKAEVVVTSRNSPATSMRLFNSISHHDLDIQRAILTGGTPVARYLKSFCVDLYLSAYESDVEEAINAGIAAGVIYTSGTTQEPSAISSIDPVKELRFAFDGDNVLFNSEAEDVFQREKLEGFVKHEVTHSKRPLGDGPFAKLLRTLAVLQKDPGFENPPIRTALVTARSLPTHLRVLNTFRAWGIHVDEAFFMGGVDKSAILSAFQPHIFFDDQDGHCRSASQVVSTARVPITREAEASTLACSSQTVAVASELSGSTANG, from the coding sequence ATGCCAGTGGACCTTTCCAAAAGCTTGGTTATCGGCATCTCGTCGCGGGCCTTGTTCGACCTGGAAGAGTCAAACAAAGTCTTCGAGACTGACGGCGAAGCGGCATATGCGAAGTATCAGGAAGAGCGGAAGGATGAACCGCTCAAGCCCGGGATCGGCTTCCGGCTCGTCCAGGCAATCCTGGGATTGAACAGCCGCATCCGCGAGAAGGGTGTTCGCAAGGCCGAAGTTGTTGTTACATCTCGCAACAGCCCTGCAACATCGATGCGGCTATTCAATTCGATCAGCCACCATGATTTGGATATTCAGCGAGCTATTCTCACGGGAGGCACTCCAGTCGCTCGCTATTTGAAGTCGTTCTGCGTGGATCTTTATCTATCTGCCTACGAGAGTGACGTTGAAGAAGCGATCAATGCAGGCATTGCTGCTGGGGTCATCTATACAAGCGGAACCACGCAGGAGCCTTCGGCGATTTCATCAATTGACCCGGTAAAGGAGTTGCGATTTGCGTTTGACGGCGACAACGTGCTTTTCAACAGCGAAGCAGAAGACGTCTTCCAACGTGAGAAACTGGAGGGCTTTGTCAAGCACGAAGTCACTCACTCCAAGCGGCCGCTTGGAGACGGGCCGTTCGCCAAGTTATTGCGAACGCTGGCGGTGCTGCAGAAGGACCCAGGTTTCGAGAATCCCCCGATTCGTACCGCACTCGTGACGGCCCGCAGCCTGCCGACGCACTTGCGGGTGTTAAACACGTTTCGGGCGTGGGGAATTCATGTTGACGAGGCCTTTTTCATGGGCGGCGTTGACAAGTCGGCTATTCTCTCGGCATTCCAGCCGCACATTTTCTTTGACGACCAAGATGGGCACTGTCGGAGTGCCTCACAGGTCGTATCGACGGCACGTGTGCCGATTACACGAGAGGCCGAGGCGAGCACTCTCGCTTGCAGCTCCCAGACGGTGGCAGTCGCCAGCGAACTGTCCGGGAGTACCGCCAATGGCTGA
- a CDS encoding restriction endonuclease subunit S — protein sequence MTLTIDYSPIKPNVVDIDTWSPQYAVPEDEFDYIDIASVDRDTKTIIGTSRISASEAPSRARQIVKSNDVLVSTVRPNLNAVALVPEHLTDAIASTGFCVLRCHPNKLDYRYLFHWVRTELFVADMVRQATGASYPAVSDRIIKESRFPLPPLPEQKRIADILDKADEIRRKRREAVQSLEALSDSLFRQFSDGAETQARTIAELLESHVLLVHKDGNYGGSYPRKHEFGSVGIPFLSAKHVAADGTLVLDDVPRLNEEKARTLTFGWIEQGDVLLAHNATVGPVALYRGDFPEALIGTSLTCFRPNPKLLTSEFLFAALRGSHFQQQLEKEMSQTTRNQVPITAQRRLTLYVPELKEQAAFANQLSGTHRLREKYSGSACESESLFNSLVQRAFRGGV from the coding sequence ATGACCCTTACCATTGACTATTCGCCGATAAAGCCGAACGTCGTCGATATCGACACTTGGAGCCCGCAGTACGCCGTACCGGAGGATGAATTCGATTACATAGATATCGCTTCGGTGGATCGTGACACGAAGACGATCATCGGTACCAGCCGCATCTCAGCCAGTGAAGCACCAAGTCGTGCTCGGCAAATAGTGAAATCGAACGACGTACTCGTCTCGACTGTTAGGCCAAATCTCAATGCTGTGGCTCTCGTGCCAGAGCATTTGACCGATGCCATTGCCTCGACCGGCTTCTGCGTCCTTCGCTGCCATCCCAATAAGCTAGATTACCGCTACCTCTTTCACTGGGTTCGGACGGAGCTGTTCGTCGCGGACATGGTGCGACAAGCTACGGGTGCAAGTTACCCAGCAGTCAGCGATCGGATCATCAAGGAATCAAGATTTCCCCTGCCGCCGCTGCCGGAGCAGAAGCGGATCGCCGACATCCTCGACAAGGCCGACGAAATCCGGCGAAAACGGCGGGAGGCAGTCCAGAGCCTTGAAGCTCTTTCAGATTCGCTTTTTCGTCAGTTCTCTGATGGAGCTGAGACGCAAGCGAGAACGATTGCCGAGTTGCTTGAATCGCACGTCCTCTTGGTTCACAAAGATGGGAATTACGGTGGTAGTTACCCTCGGAAACACGAATTTGGTTCCGTCGGCATTCCGTTCTTGTCTGCCAAGCACGTGGCGGCCGACGGCACGCTTGTCTTGGATGATGTACCTCGCCTAAATGAGGAAAAGGCCAGAACCCTTACGTTTGGTTGGATCGAGCAAGGCGATGTTCTACTGGCACACAATGCAACAGTAGGACCTGTGGCTCTCTATCGAGGCGACTTTCCAGAGGCACTAATCGGCACGTCTCTAACGTGCTTTCGTCCCAACCCAAAGTTGCTGACTTCTGAATTCCTCTTTGCTGCATTGCGAGGTTCACACTTCCAGCAACAGCTTGAAAAGGAAATGTCGCAGACGACGCGAAACCAAGTTCCGATCACTGCACAGCGGAGGCTTACGCTTTACGTTCCCGAACTAAAAGAGCAAGCCGCGTTTGCGAACCAACTTTCCGGTACCCATCGACTACGCGAAAAGTATTCCGGTTCGGCGTGTGAATCCGAGTCGCTTTTCAACTCCCTTGTCCAGCGAGCCTTCCGAGGGGGGGTGTAA
- a CDS encoding DUF1016 family protein, with protein sequence MKQNPSATLPGTAVLPFTGMVDAICAIHHQLQKQAARAINAGLTLRNWLIGWHIHEFEQHGADRAAYGTHLLEKLAAQLQEQAISRCEQRELRRYRLFYQLYPQIRDSLNPDFHNLLPAITLEPTAIREALTPISGKDLLTRLSFTHINELLQIDSPEKRAFYERECIQGSWSVRELKRQISSLLYERSELSLDRQKLAAQTQKSAEPDSPALTIRDPYVFEFLGLTPREVMTESHLEDQLLDRLQNFLLELGQGFCFEARQRRILIGDTYHFVDLVFYHRILKCHVLVELKLERFTHENIGQLNTYVSWFDRQVRTTSDNPPIGILLCTDKDHALVEYALAGMDNKLFVSKYQLELPSKELLQKQIETEKQRLEAEQP encoded by the coding sequence ATGAAACAGAACCCTTCAGCCACTCTTCCAGGTACCGCGGTATTGCCCTTCACCGGCATGGTGGATGCCATCTGCGCCATTCACCATCAACTGCAAAAGCAAGCTGCCCGGGCCATCAATGCCGGCCTCACCCTGCGCAACTGGCTGATAGGCTGGCATATTCATGAATTCGAACAGCATGGCGCCGACCGAGCTGCCTATGGCACACATCTGCTGGAAAAGCTCGCAGCACAATTACAAGAGCAGGCCATCAGCCGCTGTGAACAACGCGAGCTTCGCCGCTATCGTCTCTTCTACCAGCTTTATCCCCAGATTCGGGATTCACTGAATCCCGATTTTCATAACCTGTTGCCAGCTATCACATTAGAACCAACTGCCATTCGGGAGGCACTGACTCCCATTTCCGGGAAAGATCTGCTCACCCGGCTGTCGTTCACCCATATCAACGAACTCCTGCAGATCGATAGTCCTGAAAAACGCGCCTTCTACGAACGGGAATGCATCCAGGGGAGCTGGTCGGTCCGTGAACTCAAGCGGCAGATCAGCAGCCTGCTCTATGAACGCAGCGAGCTTTCCCTGGATCGCCAGAAGCTGGCTGCCCAGACACAGAAATCGGCAGAGCCTGATTCACCAGCCCTCACCATTCGCGATCCGTATGTCTTTGAGTTCCTGGGACTCACGCCTCGCGAGGTGATGACAGAATCACACCTGGAGGATCAACTGCTCGACCGCCTGCAGAACTTCCTGCTGGAACTGGGGCAGGGCTTCTGCTTCGAAGCCCGCCAGCGCCGCATCCTTATTGGCGATACCTACCACTTCGTCGACCTGGTCTTTTATCACCGAATTCTTAAGTGCCATGTGCTGGTGGAGCTTAAGCTGGAACGCTTTACCCACGAGAATATTGGCCAACTCAACACCTATGTCAGTTGGTTCGACCGCCAGGTGCGCACTACCAGCGATAATCCACCCATCGGCATCCTGCTCTGTACCGATAAAGACCATGCCCTGGTCGAGTATGCCCTGGCGGGAATGGATAACAAGCTCTTCGTTTCCAAGTATCAGTTGGAACTGCCCAGCAAGGAATTGTTGCAGAAACAGATAGAAACCGAAAAGCAGCGGCTGGAGGCCGAGCAACCATGA
- a CDS encoding SAM-dependent DNA methyltransferase, with amino-acid sequence MITGPLRGRIDKLWEEFWTGGITNPLTVIEQISFLMFSRLLDMRESTEEKRWNRTNKGKAFPGYFFSSKEQDIRWSNFRHLGAEEMRDLVRDKVFAHFRMLGNNGHQPKDEPKNTFAEYMKDAQLMIQKPSLLVSAVNMIEELPLAQGDTKGDLYEYLLSKLTTAGINGQFRTPRHIISLMVDLMEPEPTWVIGDPACGTGGFLVSVMEHLRKKYTSKEGRMVEKANGEQHVTYTGDLLEPYRQHIQSGMFHGFDFDVTMLRIAAMNLMLHGVDTPDIHYQDTLSNNFPERFPRYASECFDLILANPPFKGSLDEQDVHPSLTGKVKTRKTELLFLILMLRMLKLGGRCAVIVPDGVLFGSSNAHVAARKLLVEEHQLEAVVKLPAGVFKPYAGVSTAILIFTKGGRTTDVWFYDVQADGFSLDDKRDPVEANDLPDVCVRWAKRNPKKDTDRKDKAFFVPKAEIAENKFDLSLNRYKEIVHEEVKYDPPKKILARLKKLEAEIASDLAELEAMLG; translated from the coding sequence ATGATTACCGGACCACTCCGCGGTCGCATTGACAAGCTCTGGGAAGAGTTCTGGACGGGCGGGATTACCAACCCGCTCACTGTCATCGAACAGATTTCCTTCCTCATGTTCTCCCGTCTGCTCGACATGCGGGAGAGCACTGAGGAAAAGCGTTGGAATCGCACCAACAAGGGCAAGGCGTTCCCAGGCTACTTCTTCAGCTCCAAGGAACAAGACATTCGTTGGTCAAACTTCCGCCACCTCGGTGCTGAGGAAATGCGGGATCTCGTCCGCGATAAGGTCTTTGCTCACTTCCGCATGCTGGGCAACAACGGGCACCAGCCCAAGGACGAGCCGAAGAACACCTTCGCCGAATACATGAAGGACGCCCAACTCATGATTCAGAAGCCGAGCCTGCTGGTCTCGGCGGTGAACATGATCGAAGAATTGCCACTCGCTCAGGGTGACACGAAGGGGGACCTCTACGAGTATCTGCTCAGCAAGCTGACCACGGCAGGCATCAACGGCCAGTTCCGCACGCCCCGGCACATCATCAGCCTGATGGTGGACCTGATGGAACCCGAACCCACCTGGGTCATTGGCGACCCGGCCTGTGGCACCGGCGGCTTCCTCGTCAGCGTCATGGAGCACCTGCGGAAGAAGTACACGTCGAAAGAAGGCCGTATGGTCGAGAAGGCCAATGGCGAGCAGCACGTCACCTACACCGGCGACCTCTTGGAGCCGTACCGCCAGCACATTCAGAGCGGCATGTTCCACGGTTTCGACTTCGACGTGACCATGCTTCGCATCGCCGCCATGAACCTGATGCTGCACGGCGTCGATACGCCCGACATCCATTACCAGGACACGCTCAGCAACAACTTCCCCGAACGCTTCCCCCGTTACGCCAGCGAATGCTTCGACCTGATCCTGGCCAATCCGCCTTTCAAAGGAAGCCTCGACGAGCAAGATGTACATCCCAGCCTCACGGGCAAGGTGAAGACCAGGAAGACCGAACTGCTGTTCCTGATACTCATGCTCCGTATGCTCAAACTCGGCGGACGCTGTGCCGTCATCGTGCCGGATGGCGTACTTTTCGGTTCGTCCAATGCCCACGTCGCTGCACGCAAGCTACTCGTTGAAGAACATCAGCTTGAGGCGGTGGTCAAACTTCCCGCTGGTGTATTCAAGCCTTATGCCGGGGTCAGCACAGCCATTCTCATCTTCACCAAGGGTGGCCGCACCACTGATGTCTGGTTCTACGACGTGCAGGCCGATGGCTTCTCGCTCGACGACAAACGCGATCCGGTTGAAGCCAACGACCTGCCCGACGTGTGTGTTCGCTGGGCCAAGCGGAACCCGAAGAAGGACACCGACCGCAAGGACAAGGCGTTCTTCGTCCCCAAGGCCGAGATTGCCGAGAATAAGTTCGACCTGTCGCTCAACCGCTACAAGGAGATTGTCCACGAGGAAGTAAAGTACGATCCACCGAAGAAGATTCTGGCCCGCCTCAAGAAGCTGGAAGCCGAGATCGCCAGCGACCTCGCAGAACTGGAGGCGATGCTGGGATGA